A genomic region of Desulfosarcina ovata subsp. ovata contains the following coding sequences:
- a CDS encoding acyltransferase: protein MKSILTSLRGAFSILIYAINTVACCIPIFAVALVRSLVPIRPVQTFCRRLLTGIASCWIWVNNMNQRLSNGIRWDVQGLDGLDPRGWYMVVANHQSWVDILVLQNVFHGKIPFLKFFLKKELFWFPLLGQAWWALDFPFMKRYSRRFLRKHPHLIGKDLEITRKACEKFRSIPVSVMNFVEGTRFTREKHSRQRSPYTHLLRTKAGGLAFAMAAMGDKFQEIVDVTIAYPQGVSSFWDFVCGRVKEIRVRINILPVNSEMMGDYLQDAEFKRNFQDWLNRLWQEKDQTLDRLLVVNEC from the coding sequence ATGAAATCCATTTTAACTAGCCTGCGTGGCGCATTTTCGATCCTTATCTACGCCATCAACACGGTCGCCTGCTGCATTCCGATTTTTGCCGTGGCACTGGTTCGGTCGCTGGTTCCGATCCGGCCGGTCCAGACCTTCTGCCGGCGGTTGCTGACCGGTATCGCCAGTTGCTGGATCTGGGTGAACAATATGAACCAGCGCCTGTCCAACGGCATCCGCTGGGATGTGCAGGGTCTGGATGGCCTCGATCCCCGGGGATGGTATATGGTGGTGGCCAATCACCAGTCCTGGGTGGATATTCTGGTGCTGCAGAATGTTTTTCACGGCAAGATCCCGTTTCTCAAATTCTTTCTGAAAAAAGAGTTGTTCTGGTTTCCCCTGTTGGGCCAGGCTTGGTGGGCCCTGGATTTTCCCTTTATGAAACGATACTCGCGCCGGTTTCTGCGCAAGCACCCGCATCTGATCGGCAAGGACCTGGAGATTACCCGTAAGGCTTGCGAAAAGTTCAGAAGCATTCCCGTCTCGGTGATGAATTTTGTCGAAGGCACCCGTTTCACCCGGGAAAAGCATAGCCGCCAGCGTTCGCCCTACACGCATCTGTTACGCACCAAGGCGGGCGGCCTGGCTTTTGCCATGGCGGCCATGGGGGACAAGTTCCAAGAGATCGTGGACGTGACCATCGCCTATCCCCAGGGCGTAAGCAGTTTCTGGGACTTTGTCTGCGGCCGGGTCAAAGAGATCCGGGTGCGGATCAACATCCTGCCGGTGAACAGCGAGATGATGGGGGATTATCTTCAGGACGCGGAGTTCAAACGCAATTTCCAGGACTGGCTCAACCGTCTGTGGCAGGAAAAAGATCAGACGCTGGACCGTTTGCTGGTGGTTAACGAATGTTAA
- a CDS encoding fumarate hydratase: MVEFKYAELLPLGDDDTPYRLLTSEHVSSVPFDGQPVLKVAPEGLAMLAEAAFRDVSHLLRPGHLAQLEKILKDPESSDNDRYVALEMLKNAVISAEMEFPMCQDTGTAIVMGKKGQQVWTGGGDEKALSKGVFNAYTQGNLRYSQNAPLSMYEEKNTGCNLPAQVEIYATDGDAYKFLFIAKGGGSANKTYLYQETKAVLNPGTLVDFITAKMKTLGTAACPPYHLAVVVGGTSAEFNLKTVKLASAGYLDSLPTVGSDAGHGFRDREMEATLLEKSRELGIGAQFGGKYFCHDIRVVRLPRHGASCPIGIGVSCSADRNIKAKITSKGIFLEQLETDPARYLPEPAGDEADAVAIDLNQPMDQIRAILTRYPVATRLKLSGKIIVGRDIAHAKLKERLDSGQGLPQYLKDHIIYYAGPAKTPAGYASGSFGPTTAGRMDAYVPIFQAQGASMVMLAKGNRSKAVTDACKQYGGFYLGSIGGPAARLGKECITSVEVLEYPELGMEAIYMITVKDFPAFILVDDKGNDFFEKLL; the protein is encoded by the coding sequence ATGGTCGAATTCAAGTATGCGGAACTGTTGCCCCTGGGCGATGACGACACCCCTTATCGGCTGCTGACCAGCGAGCATGTCTCCAGCGTGCCGTTCGATGGCCAGCCTGTCCTCAAGGTGGCCCCCGAAGGGCTGGCGATGCTCGCCGAAGCCGCCTTCCGGGATGTTTCCCACCTGCTTCGGCCCGGGCATCTGGCCCAGCTGGAAAAGATTCTCAAGGATCCGGAGAGTTCGGACAACGATCGCTACGTGGCCCTGGAAATGCTGAAGAACGCCGTGATTTCTGCGGAAATGGAATTTCCCATGTGCCAGGATACCGGCACGGCCATTGTCATGGGAAAAAAAGGGCAGCAGGTATGGACCGGCGGCGGCGACGAGAAGGCCCTGTCGAAAGGGGTGTTCAACGCTTACACCCAGGGGAACCTGCGCTACTCCCAGAATGCGCCGCTCTCCATGTACGAAGAGAAGAATACCGGCTGCAACCTGCCGGCCCAGGTGGAGATCTACGCCACCGACGGGGATGCCTATAAGTTCCTGTTCATTGCCAAAGGGGGCGGATCGGCCAACAAGACCTATCTGTACCAGGAAACCAAGGCGGTGCTCAATCCGGGCACCTTGGTCGATTTCATCACCGCCAAGATGAAAACCCTGGGAACGGCCGCCTGTCCCCCCTATCACCTGGCCGTGGTGGTGGGCGGAACCTCGGCGGAGTTCAATCTCAAGACCGTGAAGCTGGCCTCGGCCGGCTACCTGGACAGTTTGCCCACTGTCGGCAGTGACGCCGGCCACGGCTTCCGTGACCGCGAGATGGAAGCCACCTTGCTGGAAAAATCCCGGGAACTGGGTATCGGGGCCCAGTTCGGCGGAAAATATTTCTGCCATGACATCCGTGTGGTGCGCCTGCCGCGCCATGGTGCTTCCTGTCCCATCGGCATCGGCGTCAGCTGCAGCGCCGATCGGAACATCAAGGCCAAAATCACCAGCAAGGGGATTTTCCTGGAGCAGTTGGAAACCGATCCGGCGCGCTATCTTCCCGAACCGGCGGGTGATGAAGCAGATGCCGTGGCCATCGACCTGAACCAGCCCATGGATCAAATCCGGGCCATTTTGACCCGCTACCCGGTGGCCACGCGGTTGAAATTGTCCGGTAAAATCATTGTGGGGCGCGACATCGCCCACGCCAAGCTCAAGGAGCGACTGGACAGCGGCCAGGGACTGCCCCAGTACCTCAAGGACCATATCATCTACTACGCCGGTCCGGCAAAGACCCCTGCCGGGTACGCCTCCGGTTCCTTCGGGCCCACCACGGCCGGCCGCATGGACGCGTACGTACCCATTTTTCAGGCCCAGGGGGCCTCCATGGTGATGCTGGCCAAGGGCAACCGCTCAAAAGCGGTCACCGATGCATGCAAACAATACGGCGGATTTTACCTGGGATCGATCGGTGGGCCGGCCGCCAGGCTCGGCAAGGAGTGCATCACTTCGGTGGAGGTGCTCGAGTATCCCGAACTGGGCATGGAGGCGATCTACATGATCACGGTCAAGGACTTTCCGGCGTTTATTCTCGTGGATGACAAGGGCAACGATTTTTTCGAAAAGCTGCTGTAG